A window of the Loxodonta africana isolate mLoxAfr1 chromosome 3, mLoxAfr1.hap2, whole genome shotgun sequence genome harbors these coding sequences:
- the LRG1 gene encoding leucine-rich alpha-2-glycoprotein, which translates to MSSQSRERNWSPGGLGFYLSRILSLLLLLVTSTPSPKACLVSNSVNGSSINCHPPAEPPRHLPADTVYLVVEFYNLTQLPADTLQGASSLQELHLSNNRLANLSAEFLLPVPRLEVLDLTHNALSRLPPGLFQASSALHTLVLKDNHLEILKASWLSGLKALAFLDLSGNCLRTLPPGLLANLTALQTLDLSENLLEVLPSDLLRGPVQLERLHLDSNRLKVLGDDLLAPQPGLRYLFLQKNSLVAVAAGAFQGLRELDMLDLSDNILTSVPTGLWAALGQPARAMKEGFDISGNPWVCDRNLDDLYRWLLANNDTMFSRKDTLCAGPEALRGRALLEGGWLPVR; encoded by the exons ATGTCTTCCCAAAGCCGAGAGCGAAACTGGAG CCCAGGGGGCCTTGGCTTCTATCTTTCTAGAATCCTGtcgctgctgttgctgttagtgACCTCAACCCCGAGCCCCAAGGCCTGCCTCGTGTCCAATTCGGTCAATGGCAGCTCCATCAACTGCCACCCACCTGCCGAACCCCCCCGCCACCTCCCAGCTGACACTGTCTACCTGGTTGTGGAGTTCTACAACCTGACGCAGCTGCCGGCTGACACTCTCCAGGGCGCCTCCAGCCTCCAGGAATTACACCTTTCCAATAATCGGCTGGCAAACCTCTCGGCCGAGTTCCTGCTGCCGGTGCCCCGGCTGGAGGTGCTGGATCTGACCCACAATGCCCTGTCCCGGCTGCCCCCTGGCCTCTTCCAGGCCTCCTCCGCCCTCCACACCCTAGTGCTGAAGGACAACCACCTGGAAATCCTGAAGGCCTCATGGCTGAGTGGCTTGAAAGCCCTGGCGTTTCTGGACCTGTCTGGGAATTGCCTCCGGACGCTGCCCCCTGGGCTGCTGGCCAAcctcacagccttgcaaacccttgACCTCAGTGAGAACCTGCTGGAGGTCTTGCCCTCCGACCTCCTGAGGGGCCCGGTGCAGTTGGAACGTCTACacctggacagcaacaggttgaaGGTGCTGGGGGATGACCTGCTGGCGCCCCAGCCGGGCCTGCGTTACCTCTTCCTGCAAAAGAACAGCCTGGTCGCTGTGGCCGCCGGCGCCTTCCAGGGCCTGCGGGAGCTGGACATGCTGGACCTCTCTGACAACATACTGACCAGCGTGCCCACGGGGCTCTGGGCAGCCCTGGGGCAACCAGCCCGGGCCATGAAGGAAGGCTTCGACATCTCCGGCAATCCCTGGGTCTGCGACAGGAACCTGGATGACCTCTATCGCTGGCTCCTGGCCAACAATGACACGATGTTCTCCAGGAAGGACACGCTCTGCGCTGGGCCCGAAGCCCTGAGGGGGCGGGCCCTCCTGGAAGGTGGTTGGCTCCCAGTGAGATGA
- the LOC135230835 gene encoding LOW QUALITY PROTEIN: putative proline-rich protein 21 (The sequence of the model RefSeq protein was modified relative to this genomic sequence to represent the inferred CDS: inserted 2 bases in 1 codon), whose amino-acid sequence MDLPPTIYPSIHPFLPPHLLPPTHPSPHPSPHPSPHPSIHPSIHPSIHPSIHSSIHPPILSPIPPTHPSTHLFPHSSILPINSSIQIHHSVYLPTLLSTHISSHPPAPCNLVIHSFHLTFYLLIHPLVHLSIDPLSPSSLFIHLPIHPLIPPRVHPFIYLSNHPSTHLPTHTSIYLLIHPSTHPPIHPFIYLSIHPSIHLPTHTSIYLLIHPHTYPPIHPFIYLSIRPPTHTSIYLLIHPSTHPPTHPYIHLSTYPFIHPSTHPPIHXHSSTYPFIHPSTYPPIHPFIYFSIHPSTHLPTHPPIHPFIYLSIHPSTYLPTHPPTRPYIHLSTYPFIHPPTCSYIHLSTYPFIHPPTHSYIHLSTYPSVHPPTHTSIYLLIHSSIHPPIHPYIHLSTYPSIHPPTHTSIYLLIHPYTYPLTHTSIYLHIHLPMYPRIHPSIHLSTEPLILHYLLPIHSFI is encoded by the exons ATGGATCTCCCACcaaccatctatccatccatccatccatttctaCCTCCCCACCtccttccacccacccacccatccccccacccatccccccacccatccccccacccatccatccatccatccatccatccatccatccatccatccatccactcatccatccatccacccatcctctCACCCATTCCCCCaactcatccatccacccacctgtTCCCTCATTCATCCATCCTCCCTATCAACTCATCCATTCAAATCCATCACTCCGTCTACCTGCCCACCCTTCTGTCTACCCATATATCTAGCCACCCACCTGCTCCTTGTAACCTAGTCATTCATTCTTTCCATTTAACCTTCTATCTACTCATCCACCCACTTGTCCACCTATCCATTGATCCATTATCTCCTtccagtttattcattcatttacccaTCCACCCACTCATCCCTCCACGCGTTCATCCATTTATCTACttatccaaccatccatccacccacctacccacccatacATCCATTTATCtacttatccatccatccacccacccacccatacaTCCATTTAtctacttatccattcatccatccatccacctacccacccataCATCCATTTATCTACTTATCCATCCACACACCTACCCACCCATACATCCATTTATCTACTTATCCATccgtccacccacccacacaTCCATTTATCtacttatccatccatccacccacccgccTACCCACCCATACATCCATTTAtctacttatccattcatccatccatccacccacccacccataca ccattcatctacttatccattcatccatccatccacctacccacccataCATCCATTTATCTACTTctctattcatccatccacccacctacccacccacccacccatacaTCCATTTAtctacttatccattcatccatccacctacctacccacccaccc ACCTACCCGCCCATACATCCATTTAtctacttatccattcatccatccacctacctgCTCATACATCCATTTAtctacttatccattcatccatccacctacccactcATACATCCATTTATCTACTTATCCAtctgtccacccacccacccatacaTCCATTTAtctacttatccattcatccatccacccacctatccaCCCATACATCCATTTATCTActtatccatccattcacccacccacccatacaTCCATTTATCTACTTATCCATCCATACACCTACCCACTCACCCACACGTCCATTTATCTACACATTCATCTACCCATGTATCCacgcatccacccatccatccacttaTCTACTGAGCCATTGATTCTTCATTATCTCCttccaattcattcattcatctaa
- the SEMA6B gene encoding semaphorin-6B: MRTPRAPPPRPALLLLLLLLGGSHGLFPEEPPPLSVAPRDYLNHYPVFVGRGPGRLTSAEGAEDLNIQRVLRVNRTLFIGDRDNLYRVELEPPTSTELRYQRKLTWRSNPSDIDVCRMKGKQEGECRNFVKVLLLRDESTLFMCGSNAFNPVCANYSMDTLQPLGDNISGMARCPYDPKHANVALFSDGMLFTATVTDFLAIDAVIYRSLGDRPTLRTVKHDSKWFKEPYFIHAVEWGSHVYFFFREIAMEFNYLEKVVVSRVARVCKNDVGGSPRVLEKQWTSFLKARLNCSVPGDSHFYFNVLQAVTGVVSLGGRPVVLAVLSTPSNSIPGSAVCAFDMTQVAAVFEGRFREQKSPESIWTAVPEDQVPRPRPGCCAVPGMQYNTSSAFPDEILNFVKTHPLMDEAVPSLGHAPWIVRTLMRHQLTRVAVDVGAGPWGNQTVVFLGSEAGTVLKFLVRPNTSALETTGPTVFLEEFETYRPDRCGQSGGSGKSGRRLLSLELDVASGSLLAAFPRCVVRVPVARCQQHSGCMKNCIGSQDPYCGWAPDGSCVFLSPGIRATFEQDVSGASTSGLGDCTGLLRASLSEERAGLVSVNLLVTSSVAAFVVGAVVSGFSVGWFVGLRERRELARRKDKEAILAHGGGEAVLSVSRLGERRGPGAGGRSGGGVVGGAGGPPEALLAPLMQNGWAKATLLQGGPHDLDSGLLPTPEQTPLPQKRLPTPHPHPHALGPRGWDHGHPLLSASSSLLLLAPARAPEQPPAGEPAPDARLYTGRPCRASHGDFPLTPHASPDRRRVVSAPTGPLDPTSAGDSLPRPWSPPPTGSLRRPGPHGPPAAALRRTHTFNSGEGRPGDHPRGRHGRPSTDLAHLLPYGGPDRTAPPVP, encoded by the exons atGCGGACCCCGCGAGCGCCCCCACCCCGTCCGGccctgctgctcctgctgctgctactgGGGGGCTCCCACGGCCTCTTCCCCGAGGAGCCGCCGCCGCTCAGCGTGGCCCCCCGGGACT ACCTAAACCACTACCCCGTGTTCGTGGGCCGCGGACCCGGACGCCTGACCTCCGCAGAGGGGGCTGAGGACCTCAACATCCAGCGCGTCCTGCGGGTCAACAGGACGCTGTTCATTGGAGACAG GGACAACCTGTACCGAGTGGAACTGGAGCCCCCCACGTCCACAGAGCTGCGGTACCAGCGG AAGCTGACCTGGCGTTCCAACCCCAGTGACATCGATGTGTGCCGGATGAAGGGCAAGCAGGAG GGCGAGTGTCGAAACTTCGTAAAGGTGCTGCTACTTCGCGACGAGTCCACGCTCTTCATGTGTGGCTCCAACGCCTTCAACCCTGTGTGTGCCAACTATAGC ATGGACACACTGCAGCCCCTCGGGGACAACATCAGTGGCATGGCCCGCTGCCCATATGACCCCAAACATGCCAACGTTGCCCTCTTCTCTG ATGGGATGCTCTTCACGGCCACCGTTACTGACTTCCTCGCTATTGATGCTGTCATCTACCGCAGCCTGGGGGACCGGCCCACCCTGCGCACCGTGAAACACGACTCCAAATGGTTCAAAG AGCCCTACTTTATCCACGCAGTGGAGTGGGGCAGCCACGTCTACTTCTTCTTCCGGGAGATCGCGATGGAGTTTAACTACCTGGAGAAG GTGGTGGTGTCCCGCGTGGCCCGGGTGTGCAAGAATGACGTGGGGGGCTCCCCTCGAGTGCTGGAGAAGCAGTGGACATCCTTCCTGAAGGCGCGCCTCAACTGCTCTGTGCCCGGAGACTCCCACTTCTACTTCAACGTGCTCCAGGCCGTCACGGGCGTGGTCAGCCTGGGGGGCCGGCCCGTGGTCCTTGCCGTCTTGTCCACTCCCAGCAACAG CATCCCTGGCTCGGCCGTCTGCGCTTTTGACATGACACAGGTGGCTGCTGTGTTCGAAGGCCGCTTCCGCGAGCAGAAGTCCCCTGAGTCCATCTGGACGGCTGTGCCGGAAGATCAGGTGCCTCGGCCCCG GCCTGGGTGCTGCGCAGTTCCTGGCATGCAATACAACACATCCAGCGCCTTCCCTGACGAGATCCTCAACTTCGTCAAGACACATCCCCTAATGGACGAGGCCGTGCCCTCGCTGGGCCACGCACCCTGGATTGTGCGGACACTGATGCG GCATCAGCTGACACGGGTGGCCGTGGACGTGGGTGCTGGCCCCTGGGGCAACCAGACTGTTGTCTTCCTGGGATCTGAGGCGGGCACCGTTCTCAAGTTCCTTGTCCGGCCCAACACCAGCGCCCTGGAGACCACAGGGCCTACTGTCTTCCTGGAGGAGTTCGAGACCTATCGGCCGGACAG GTGTGGACAGTCCGGTGGCAGTGGCAAGAGTGGGCGGCGGCTGCTAAGCTTGGAGCTGGATGTGGCCTCAGGCAGCCTGCTGGCGGCCTTCCCCCGTTGTGTGGTCCGTGTGCCAGTAGCCCGCTGCCAGCAGCACTCAGGGTGCATGAA GAACTGTATCGGCAGCCAGGATCCCTACTGCGGGTGGGCCCCCGATGGCTCCTGCGTCTTCCTCAGCCCGGGCATCAG AGCCACCTTTGAGCAGGACGTGTCTGGGGCCAGCACCTCAGGCTTAGGGGACTGCACAG GGCTGCTGCGGGCCAGCCTCTCGGAGGAGCGTGCAGGGCTGGTGTCGGTGAACCTGCTGGTGACCTCGTCGGTGGCGGCCTTCGTGGTGGGTGCCGTGGTGTCCGGCTTCAGCGTGGGCTGGTTCGTGGGCCTCCGCGAGCGGCGCGAGCTGGCCCGCCGCAAGGACAAGGAGGCCATCCTGGCGCACGGCGGCGGGGAGGCCGTGCTGAGCGTCAGCCGGCTGGGTGAGCGCCGGGGGCCGGGCGCGGGCGGCCGCAGCGGTGGGGGCGTCGTCGGTGGCGCCGGGGGTCCCCCCGAGGCCCTGCTGGCCCCTCTGATGCAGAACGGCTGGGCCAAGGCCACGCTGCTGCAGGGGGGCCCCCACGACCTCGACTCCGGGCTGCTGCCTACACCCGAACAGACGCCGCTGCCCCAGAAGCGCCTGCCCACGCCGCACCCGCACCCCCACGCCCTCGGCCCCCGCGGCTGGGACCACGGCCACCCCCTGCTCTCCGCCTCCTCCTCGCTCCTGCTGCTGGCCCCGGCCCGGGCCCCGGAGCAGCCTCCGGCGGGTGAGCCGGCCCCCGATGCCCGCCTCTACACCGGCCGGCCCTGCCGCGCCTCCCACGGCGACTTCCCGCTCACCCCCCACGCCAGCCCAGACCGCCGGCGCGTGGTGTCGGCGCCCACGGGCCCCTTGGACCCAACCTCAGCCGGCGACAGCCTCCCGCGGCCCTGGAGCCCACCCCCGACGGGCAGCCTCCGGAGGCCGGGCCCCCACGGCCCGCCCGCCGCCGCCCTGCGCCGCACGCACACTTTCAACAGCGGCGAGGGCCGGCCCGGTGACCATCCCCGGGGCCGCCACGGCCGGCCGAGCACGGACCTGGCGCACCTCCTCCCCTATGGGGGGCCAGACAGGACTGCGCCCCCCGTGCCCTAG